The following are from one region of the Endozoicomonas sp. 4G genome:
- a CDS encoding ankyrin repeat domain-containing protein, translating to MKTLLYSDLQPEKIKGLPKTLKALEEDDFVRADVRKVDHNLYRARLNKSDRLLFSLYSYEGSTYCLVLEHIRNHAYEKSRFLSRGAEIDEEKIPTVASSEALTIEPLPYLNNNSSQFNLLDKIISFDTSQKEIYQMPAPLVIIGSAGSGKTALTLEKMKQAAGDVLYISLSSFLVQNSRNLYYAKGYENEYQEVDFLSLKEFLESLQVPAGKEVSLKDFENWFRRQKSPLRDPHKVFEEFRGVLTSSFSEAWLSRDDYRQLGVKQSIFNEEERASVYDLFERYLAWMEKEGFYDSNIVSYQYQSLAKPQYDFIVIDEVQDITNVQLYLILKTLRNAGQFLLCGDSNQIVHPNFFSWDKVKSLFFNEQKLSGGSEIIRVLQTNYRNSAVVTAIANRILKLKQARFGSIDKESNYLVQSIGGKDGTLQVLKDTDAVKRDLNAKTALSTRFAVLVMHPEQKPLASRWFKTPLVFSVQEAKGLEYDNIILFNFVQDEEKAFREIAAGIDPKQLEGDSLNYARSKDKRDKSLEVYKFYINALYVAMTRAVNNLYLIEGNLKHPLLKLLDLENFSGELTLDKQDSSLEDWQKEAHKLELQGKQDQADDIRSRILQEKPVPWPVYDREAFTKLCEQGFEGSGNKKKRILALEYAMLYHHQPTLNALQEQNFRAAFGDEGKSLSQLYRKHYMLYTLKNPGGVLRDTEKYGINHRTIFNLTPLMVAAKTGNTELVDTLIERGAEASLTGSNGLNALQMALETATVDPTYSSKKLPSIYERLQPDTMAIQAEGRLIKLDKKLMGLFLFNLMCALFYRKLGDRLPRWEGFTAQDLTTLVQELPDSVLPERRKKQTYISGILSTNEVDRDHRYNRKLFKRIRRGHYILNPNLKLRFTIKQEETWVGIYDLLQLDDLDVNYTAMLGGDQEHQKLMREFYQQRFGSRLKESVAGIKAMVESGPSVID from the coding sequence GTGAAAACCTTACTGTACTCCGACCTGCAACCCGAGAAGATCAAGGGTTTGCCTAAAACATTAAAAGCACTGGAAGAAGACGACTTCGTTCGAGCCGATGTCCGTAAAGTCGACCATAACCTCTACCGTGCCCGTTTGAACAAAAGCGACCGACTGCTGTTCAGCCTGTACAGTTACGAAGGTTCCACTTACTGTCTGGTACTTGAACATATTCGCAACCACGCTTACGAAAAGTCTCGTTTCCTCAGCCGTGGTGCCGAGATTGACGAAGAGAAAATCCCGACGGTTGCAAGCTCCGAAGCTCTGACCATAGAACCCCTGCCTTATCTGAATAACAATAGTAGTCAATTTAACCTGCTGGATAAAATTATCTCCTTCGATACGAGTCAGAAGGAGATTTACCAGATGCCAGCGCCATTGGTGATTATTGGCAGCGCAGGCAGTGGCAAGACCGCCCTGACCCTGGAGAAAATGAAACAGGCGGCAGGTGACGTACTCTATATCAGTCTGTCTTCATTCCTGGTTCAGAATTCCCGCAACCTTTACTACGCCAAAGGTTACGAAAATGAGTACCAGGAAGTCGACTTTCTCTCACTGAAAGAGTTTCTGGAAAGCCTGCAAGTACCTGCCGGCAAAGAAGTCTCCCTGAAAGACTTTGAAAACTGGTTTCGCCGCCAAAAAAGCCCGCTGCGTGACCCCCATAAAGTCTTCGAAGAATTCAGAGGCGTACTGACCAGCTCCTTCTCTGAAGCCTGGCTCAGCCGGGATGACTACCGACAGTTAGGCGTCAAACAATCCATCTTCAATGAAGAAGAACGTGCCTCTGTTTACGATCTGTTTGAGCGTTACCTGGCCTGGATGGAGAAAGAGGGATTCTACGACAGCAATATCGTCAGCTACCAATACCAGTCTCTGGCAAAGCCGCAGTACGACTTTATCGTTATCGATGAAGTACAGGATATTACCAACGTCCAGCTGTACCTGATTCTGAAAACCTTGCGAAATGCCGGGCAATTTCTGCTGTGCGGTGATTCCAACCAGATCGTGCACCCCAACTTTTTCTCCTGGGACAAGGTAAAAAGCCTGTTTTTCAATGAGCAGAAACTCTCGGGTGGCAGTGAAATCATCCGGGTACTGCAAACCAACTACCGCAACTCGGCAGTAGTGACAGCCATTGCCAACCGTATCCTGAAACTGAAACAGGCGCGCTTTGGTTCCATTGATAAAGAGAGCAACTACCTGGTTCAGAGTATTGGCGGCAAAGACGGCACCTTGCAGGTACTCAAAGACACCGATGCCGTCAAGCGGGACCTTAACGCCAAAACCGCGCTGTCCACCCGCTTTGCCGTGCTGGTCATGCACCCTGAACAGAAGCCCCTGGCCAGTCGCTGGTTTAAAACACCCCTGGTTTTCTCAGTTCAGGAAGCCAAAGGACTGGAATACGACAATATTATTCTTTTCAATTTTGTCCAGGATGAAGAGAAAGCGTTCCGGGAAATTGCCGCAGGCATTGACCCCAAACAGTTAGAAGGCGACAGCCTCAACTACGCACGCAGCAAAGATAAACGGGACAAATCCCTCGAAGTCTACAAGTTCTACATCAATGCCCTGTACGTGGCCATGACCCGTGCCGTCAACAACCTGTACCTTATCGAAGGAAACCTTAAGCACCCGCTGCTGAAGCTGTTGGACCTGGAGAACTTCTCTGGAGAATTGACCCTCGACAAGCAGGACTCTTCTCTCGAAGACTGGCAAAAAGAAGCCCACAAACTGGAATTGCAAGGTAAACAGGATCAGGCTGACGATATACGCAGTCGTATATTGCAAGAAAAACCAGTGCCCTGGCCAGTATACGACAGAGAAGCGTTTACTAAACTCTGTGAGCAAGGGTTCGAAGGCAGTGGCAACAAGAAAAAGCGAATACTGGCCCTTGAATACGCCATGCTCTACCATCACCAACCCACTTTGAATGCGCTGCAAGAACAAAACTTCAGGGCGGCTTTTGGTGATGAGGGTAAAAGCCTGAGCCAGCTGTATCGCAAGCACTACATGCTGTACACATTAAAAAACCCCGGAGGCGTGCTTCGCGATACAGAAAAATACGGCATCAACCACCGGACAATATTTAACCTGACCCCACTGATGGTCGCCGCCAAAACCGGCAACACCGAATTAGTAGACACCCTGATAGAACGGGGTGCCGAAGCCAGCCTGACCGGCTCCAACGGACTCAATGCCCTGCAAATGGCACTGGAGACAGCCACCGTTGATCCGACCTACAGCAGCAAAAAACTGCCTTCTATCTACGAACGACTCCAGCCCGACACCATGGCGATACAGGCAGAAGGCCGGTTAATCAAGCTGGATAAAAAGCTGATGGGGCTGTTTCTCTTTAACCTGATGTGTGCCCTGTTTTATCGCAAGCTGGGAGACCGACTCCCACGGTGGGAAGGCTTTACAGCTCAAGACTTAACGACGCTGGTTCAGGAACTACCCGACAGCGTATTGCCAGAGCGCAGAAAAAAACAAACCTATATCAGTGGTATTTTGTCGACTAACGAAGTTGACCGCGATCATCGTTATAACCGCAAACTGTTCAAACGCATACGCAGAGGTCACTACATTCTCAACCCGAACCTCAAGCTCCGCTTCACGATCAAGCAAGAAGAGACCTGGGTAGGCATCTACGACCTGCTCCAGCTGGATGACCTTGATGTGAATTACACAGCGATGTTGGGGGGAGACCAGGAACACCAGAAACTCATGCGGGAATTTTATCAGCAGCGCTTTGGCAGTCGGCTGAAAGAATCGGTGGCAGGTATAAAAGCGATGGTTGAGAGTGGGCCCAGTGTGATTGACTGA
- a CDS encoding nucleotidyltransferase domain-containing protein: protein MEPLHKAVIISFLRRAYGDLLQGILLFGSHANGTANKESDIDLGILIDGMADPVELWENAQTLASQVNTNIDLVDLRAATTVLQHEVINTGIWLWQQDTVTCDLFELQVMSLYQQLQYDRREILNDLQRRLHNE from the coding sequence ATGGAACCACTGCACAAGGCAGTCATCATATCATTTCTCAGGCGAGCTTATGGTGACTTGTTACAAGGTATACTGCTCTTTGGGAGCCATGCCAACGGCACAGCCAATAAAGAAAGTGACATAGACCTGGGTATTTTGATTGATGGTATGGCTGACCCGGTTGAACTATGGGAAAACGCCCAGACACTAGCCAGCCAGGTGAATACCAATATCGACTTGGTAGATTTACGCGCAGCAACCACTGTACTACAGCATGAAGTGATCAATACAGGAATCTGGCTGTGGCAGCAAGATACCGTAACCTGTGACTTATTCGAACTCCAGGTTATGTCGCTGTACCAGCAACTACAATACGATAGACGGGAAATCCTGAACGACTTACAAAGAAGGCTGCACAATGAATGA
- a CDS encoding DUF86 domain-containing protein, with translation MNDIILNKYSIIQRCIARINEEYKGHESELCTNYTQQDSIILNIQRACQAAQDMANYVIKLKKLGIPQNARESFQLLNDHGLVSAPLTISMIKMVGFRNIAVHEYQKLNIAILKSVIEKHVDEINWFAEEVMRSFNNDGQ, from the coding sequence ATGAATGACATTATTCTTAACAAATACTCAATCATTCAGCGTTGTATTGCCCGTATTAACGAAGAATACAAAGGTCATGAGTCTGAACTGTGCACAAATTACACTCAGCAGGATTCTATAATTCTGAATATTCAGAGAGCTTGCCAGGCTGCCCAGGATATGGCGAACTACGTTATCAAACTGAAAAAATTGGGAATCCCCCAGAATGCCAGAGAATCTTTCCAGCTACTAAACGATCATGGACTGGTATCAGCCCCACTCACAATCAGTATGATAAAAATGGTTGGGTTCAGGAATATAGCGGTCCACGAGTACCAAAAATTGAACATAGCTATTCTTAAATCTGTTATAGAAAAGCATGTTGATGAAATTAACTGGTTCGCAGAAGAAGTTATGCGCAGCTTTAATAATGATGGACAATGA
- a CDS encoding nucleotidyltransferase domain-containing protein codes for MRITNEHAGHICNVLQHHFGAKTDIWLFGSRVDDNQRGGDIDLYIETDLQSPEAVIDAKLHSLVDIKQHIGDQKIDLVIYRRGKRREAIHHEARNTGIQLNGNRALG; via the coding sequence TTGAGAATCACAAACGAACATGCAGGCCATATTTGCAACGTGCTTCAGCATCACTTTGGTGCCAAAACTGATATCTGGCTCTTCGGCTCCAGAGTTGATGATAATCAGCGTGGCGGTGATATAGATCTCTACATAGAAACCGACCTGCAAAGCCCAGAAGCGGTTATTGATGCTAAACTCCACAGTCTGGTGGACATCAAACAGCACATCGGTGACCAGAAAATTGACCTGGTCATTTATCGACGGGGAAAACGCCGGGAAGCGATTCACCATGAAGCCAGAAATACCGGGATTCAATTGAATGGCAACAGAGCTCTGGGGTAA
- a CDS encoding nucleotidyltransferase substrate binding protein, with amino-acid sequence MADDIKIDCGKFKQSLTLLESQYHHQQTLDHALPNWIQEAVSESVTRRFGNCYDCLWKVLKHYLKISLGLPDVPNSPKPLFRIANENRLLPSDISQWLIYADSRIDPSHNYDGNKTKAALDLMDAFVRDAIALYETISGERWL; translated from the coding sequence ATGGCTGACGACATCAAAATCGACTGCGGAAAGTTTAAACAGTCATTAACGCTGCTGGAATCTCAATACCATCATCAGCAGACACTTGATCACGCATTACCCAACTGGATTCAAGAGGCAGTATCGGAATCTGTTACCCGGCGATTTGGAAACTGTTATGACTGTCTGTGGAAAGTGCTAAAGCACTATTTAAAAATCAGTCTTGGGTTACCTGATGTACCTAACAGTCCGAAACCGCTATTTCGGATTGCCAATGAAAACAGACTGCTGCCGTCGGATATTTCGCAATGGTTGATCTATGCGGATAGCCGTATTGATCCTTCCCATAATTATGATGGCAATAAAACAAAGGCAGCACTCGATTTAATGGATGCTTTTGTAAGAGATGCGATTGCCTTATACGAGACCATAAGTGGGGAACGCTGGCTCTGA
- a CDS encoding lipid II flippase MurJ gives MILNIGILLGRITGFIRESIVASIYGISSQADTVILMLSVPDILVNILMGGALGAVLIPEFNRNPEYARRLVYQAIVVFGILFLLLAILIYFKMEWLISIFAPGFGYDEFERTVEAVGYVIWLLPLTVIAGVTTAFLQSRNQYMIPAMGTLIINVSIIFGLWVIRQVGGGVYVLSASVLFGGILRFVSQLVKIGDLKFTPLKSLNSLLINKKLFLHYLQAVVSGSAILLFPVFARSQASYLDPGSLAVLNYSTKLIEFPLAITVTFLSVVLFPKLSKSYFENPSDHSKIVKYGVQLTLFLSVAVSSALSSISESYTSVVYGYGKIDSTNIQEISGLTEWGIWLLPLMGLSTFLTAVFNSRNNTFTPLIVNVFGLILFILIYKIGLYGYDLYAIIFSMLTSNLLMVLFLFLFLRIEGLSWLNTMLETRFSFLLLICSLSICIICVKIQSFDLNNWVKIFISALVSSLLLVAAFLMRKEVREQLMVKMKRND, from the coding sequence ATGATATTAAATATTGGTATTCTGCTTGGGAGAATCACAGGGTTTATTAGAGAGAGTATTGTTGCTTCTATTTACGGTATAAGTAGTCAAGCTGACACAGTAATCTTAATGCTGAGTGTTCCAGATATTTTGGTTAATATTCTCATGGGAGGTGCGTTAGGAGCTGTTCTAATACCAGAGTTTAATAGAAATCCTGAATATGCACGAAGGCTGGTCTATCAGGCTATAGTAGTTTTCGGTATTTTGTTTTTGTTGCTGGCAATCTTAATATATTTCAAGATGGAATGGCTAATATCCATTTTTGCTCCTGGGTTTGGCTATGATGAATTTGAAAGAACTGTAGAAGCTGTTGGCTATGTTATCTGGTTGTTACCGTTAACGGTTATAGCTGGGGTTACTACGGCATTTCTACAATCACGAAACCAATATATGATTCCAGCAATGGGAACATTAATAATAAATGTATCAATTATCTTCGGGTTGTGGGTTATTAGGCAGGTTGGAGGTGGTGTGTATGTATTATCTGCTTCCGTCCTCTTTGGCGGAATATTAAGATTTGTTTCACAATTAGTAAAAATTGGTGATTTAAAATTCACGCCGTTAAAAAGTCTTAATTCTCTTCTTATAAACAAAAAGCTGTTTTTGCATTATCTTCAGGCTGTGGTATCCGGTAGCGCGATTCTACTATTTCCAGTTTTTGCAAGATCTCAGGCATCTTACTTGGATCCCGGCAGCTTGGCAGTTTTGAATTATTCAACGAAGTTGATTGAGTTTCCATTAGCTATAACTGTAACATTTCTTTCAGTTGTATTATTTCCAAAACTCTCTAAAAGCTACTTTGAAAATCCAAGTGATCACTCAAAAATTGTTAAATATGGAGTGCAATTAACTTTGTTTTTGTCAGTAGCTGTTTCAAGCGCTCTAAGTTCAATAAGTGAGTCATATACTTCGGTTGTTTATGGTTATGGAAAGATTGATTCTACAAATATACAAGAAATTTCAGGCTTGACAGAGTGGGGTATTTGGTTGTTGCCCTTGATGGGATTGTCTACATTTTTAACGGCTGTGTTTAACTCAAGGAATAATACGTTTACACCTCTTATTGTCAATGTATTTGGGCTGATTTTATTTATTTTGATTTATAAGATAGGGCTCTATGGCTACGACTTGTACGCAATCATTTTCTCAATGCTTACAAGTAACCTTTTAATGGTTCTTTTTCTTTTTCTGTTTCTTCGGATAGAAGGTTTGAGCTGGCTGAATACAATGTTGGAAACCCGTTTCTCCTTTTTGCTTCTAATTTGTTCGCTATCAATATGTATCATATGCGTTAAGATTCAAAGCTTTGACTTAAATAATTGGGTAAAAATATTTATATCTGCCTTGGTGTCTTCCTTACTTTTAGTTGCTGCGTTCTTGATGAGGAAGGAAGTAAGAGAACAATTAATGGTAAAGATGAAAAGAAATGATTGA
- a CDS encoding aldolase/citrate lyase family protein, producing the protein MIEYIFITNNPELAEYGELCGVGRIFVDLEVMGKKERQGHLDTLISEHSLEDVSKIKAKLQSIPLMVRVNPLHNGTKHEVEQAISEGADMLMLPMFRSAKQVQQFSKYVDGRVGIVLLVETQAAAESLEEIVNVDGVSEIHIGLNDLHLDMRLNFMFEPLANGLVDKMVKIIKEAGLKFGIGGIARMSEGIVPGESVLAEHVRLGSSAVILSRTFHRQSETVEELEKVVNLRGEIEKLKNEEIRLSMRTQEQEEIDRMKFKELVDSFVVRKVCETSI; encoded by the coding sequence ATGATTGAATATATATTTATTACCAACAATCCAGAGCTTGCAGAATATGGTGAGCTTTGTGGTGTGGGGCGAATATTTGTAGACTTAGAAGTGATGGGGAAAAAAGAGCGACAAGGCCATCTGGACACCCTTATAAGTGAACATTCTTTAGAAGACGTGAGCAAAATTAAGGCAAAACTTCAAAGTATTCCGCTTATGGTGCGTGTAAACCCACTTCACAATGGGACGAAGCATGAAGTTGAGCAAGCGATTTCCGAAGGAGCTGACATGTTAATGCTCCCTATGTTCAGATCAGCAAAACAAGTACAGCAGTTTTCAAAATATGTCGATGGTCGGGTTGGAATTGTACTTCTTGTTGAAACACAGGCGGCAGCAGAGTCTCTGGAAGAGATTGTTAATGTTGACGGAGTATCCGAAATACATATTGGCCTGAATGATCTACACCTTGACATGCGTTTGAACTTTATGTTTGAACCATTAGCAAATGGTTTAGTTGATAAGATGGTTAAGATCATTAAAGAAGCAGGGCTGAAATTTGGCATAGGTGGAATTGCTCGAATGAGTGAGGGTATTGTGCCCGGTGAGTCTGTTCTAGCAGAACATGTAAGACTGGGGTCTAGTGCTGTCATACTTTCAAGAACATTTCATAGGCAGAGCGAAACAGTAGAAGAGCTAGAAAAAGTTGTAAATTTAAGAGGAGAAATTGAAAAGTTAAAAAATGAAGAAATACGATTGTCAATGAGAACGCAGGAGCAAGAAGAAATAGATCGTATGAAATTCAAGGAATTAGTTGATAGTTTTGTAGTAAGGAAAGTTTGTGAAACGTCTATTTGA
- a CDS encoding sugar transferase: MKRLFDILVSLLAIICFFPLFVVVAVAIKLDSKGSVLFTQARIGLHGKTFSIYKFRSMVSDATEKGPYFTVGNDSRITRVGSFIRKTSIDELPQLINVLQGSMSIVGPRPNVPEQKKEYTQAQWQLRNSVKPGITGLAQATLRSEATPEQRTELDLEYAKKMSMITDFKIILMTIKQVLSKGGN, from the coding sequence GTGAAACGTCTATTTGATATATTAGTTTCATTATTAGCAATTATATGCTTTTTTCCCCTCTTTGTGGTTGTTGCAGTAGCAATAAAATTAGATTCAAAAGGTAGTGTATTATTTACGCAAGCTCGCATAGGTCTTCATGGTAAAACTTTCTCTATTTATAAGTTCAGAAGCATGGTTTCAGATGCGACAGAAAAAGGACCGTACTTTACTGTCGGCAACGATAGTCGCATTACACGAGTTGGCTCATTTATTAGGAAAACAAGTATTGATGAGCTACCACAGCTAATCAATGTTTTGCAGGGTAGCATGAGTATTGTTGGTCCTCGACCTAATGTTCCAGAACAAAAAAAAGAATATACACAAGCTCAGTGGCAACTACGCAATTCTGTAAAGCCTGGTATTACAGGTCTGGCTCAGGCTACGCTACGATCGGAAGCTACACCTGAACAACGAACAGAACTTGATCTTGAGTATGCCAAGAAGATGTCAATGATTACGGATTTCAAGATTATTTTAATGACCATTAAGCAAGTACTGTCTAAAGGTGGTAACTGA
- the asnB gene encoding asparagine synthase (glutamine-hydrolyzing): MCGIFGYVDTNNNRISDETLQCMGESIQHRGPDGQGCYHDESHAIALGNQRLAILDIEHGQQPFISDDNNIVVVQNGEIFNHVELAQELAEDGYFCKTHCDTEVILRLYERDGIDFVSKLNGMFAIAIYDKTQNAVFLIRDRVGEKPLYYFNNATQTVYASEIKAILKSVEQPELDYQALNNFLAFNYVPPPLTMFENIKHVMPGHWLRITAQGIEENCWWDISKITTVNKSELEWIEEFNTILADAVKIRLRADVPFGAFLSGGVDSSTVVGLMSKYLNQPVKTFSIGFDDPRYDESPFAQAAAERFHTNHTLQKVDPNLIDLWPMATYHCDHPHGDVSFLPTYKVAQLASEHVKMVLTGDGADELFAGYDKYKTFFAEDIGGLNNVDFQEKYTNNISLFDTEERKKLLSVESQKRIGIFDADKVIRPFFSKVENMDRINQALYIDTILLLSGNNLVKPDRMGMAVSIENRSPFLDYRMIELAFSMPGTLKLKSGETKYIYKKAVTPLIGEELAYRRKQMFTVPIGDWFKTELADMCCDLLLSERAVNRGLFDYNYIRSLYEEHCSGENNNTREIRALMALELWFREVVDH; this comes from the coding sequence ATGTGCGGAATCTTTGGATATGTTGATACTAACAATAACAGAATTTCAGATGAAACCTTGCAATGTATGGGCGAATCCATACAGCATCGCGGCCCTGATGGACAGGGTTGCTATCATGATGAATCCCATGCCATAGCGCTGGGTAATCAAAGACTGGCAATACTTGATATTGAACATGGTCAACAGCCATTTATTTCTGATGATAACAATATCGTGGTTGTTCAAAATGGTGAAATATTCAACCATGTTGAGCTAGCTCAGGAGCTTGCTGAAGATGGTTATTTTTGCAAGACTCACTGTGACACTGAAGTTATACTCAGGCTGTATGAAAGAGATGGTATTGATTTCGTCTCTAAATTAAATGGCATGTTTGCTATTGCTATTTATGATAAAACACAGAACGCTGTTTTTCTTATCAGGGATCGGGTAGGTGAAAAGCCGCTATATTATTTTAACAACGCTACTCAAACAGTTTACGCTTCAGAAATTAAAGCAATTTTGAAATCTGTGGAGCAACCTGAACTTGATTATCAGGCTTTAAATAACTTTCTTGCATTTAATTATGTTCCACCTCCACTCACAATGTTTGAGAATATCAAGCATGTGATGCCAGGTCACTGGTTAAGAATAACAGCGCAAGGTATCGAAGAAAACTGTTGGTGGGATATTTCAAAAATAACTACAGTCAATAAAAGCGAATTAGAATGGATTGAAGAATTTAACACTATCCTTGCCGATGCTGTAAAAATCAGGTTAAGAGCAGATGTTCCTTTTGGTGCTTTTTTATCAGGTGGTGTGGACTCAAGCACAGTTGTAGGTCTAATGAGTAAGTACCTGAATCAGCCTGTAAAAACATTTTCCATCGGATTTGATGATCCAAGATATGATGAGTCACCATTTGCACAAGCAGCTGCTGAGAGATTTCATACAAATCATACCCTGCAAAAAGTTGATCCAAATTTAATCGACTTATGGCCAATGGCTACCTATCATTGTGATCATCCGCATGGTGATGTCTCTTTCCTGCCAACATACAAGGTGGCACAACTTGCCTCAGAACACGTTAAGATGGTGCTGACAGGTGATGGTGCAGATGAGCTTTTTGCAGGTTATGACAAATATAAGACATTCTTTGCTGAGGATATTGGTGGGCTTAATAATGTGGATTTTCAGGAAAAATACACAAATAATATTTCATTATTTGATACTGAGGAAAGAAAGAAATTACTCTCCGTTGAAAGCCAAAAAAGAATAGGCATATTTGACGCTGATAAAGTTATTAGACCTTTTTTTAGTAAAGTCGAAAATATGGATCGCATTAATCAGGCGCTCTATATCGATACAATTTTGTTACTCTCAGGAAATAATTTAGTTAAGCCTGATCGAATGGGAATGGCAGTTTCTATTGAAAATAGGTCTCCCTTCCTAGATTATCGAATGATTGAGCTGGCATTTTCTATGCCTGGGACATTAAAGCTAAAATCAGGAGAAACAAAATATATTTACAAAAAGGCAGTAACCCCCTTGATTGGAGAAGAACTTGCTTATAGACGGAAACAGATGTTTACCGTACCAATAGGTGATTGGTTTAAAACCGAGCTTGCCGACATGTGCTGTGATTTGTTGCTATCAGAGAGAGCAGTTAACCGAGGGCTGTTTGATTATAATTATATACGTAGCCTCTATGAAGAGCATTGCAGTGGTGAAAATAATAATACACGTGAAATCCGTGCCTTGATGGCATTAGAGCTATGGTTTCGTGAAGTCGTAGATCATTAA
- a CDS encoding IS110 family transposase, whose protein sequence is MKHNPNSVKVQKRISGHLKTVNLYAAGIDIGSEFHFVAVPEELDDQPVRSFACFTADLEMMAQWLVKTGITTVVMESTGIYWIPAFEMLEEHGLDVKLVNARHVKNVPGRKTDVQDCQWLQQLHTHGLLEGAFRPEDQMCALRAYMRQRETLIRYRASHIQHMQKALRQMNLLLDNVVTDITGKTGMGIIRSILAGEHDPEVLAKHRDSHCKKSEKVIAKSLHGHYRAEHLFALKQSVALYDFYEKQIEDCDKALEGQLNQFDDKSESSFLPAAKRKSASAPGFDVRSHLYRATGVDLTAIEGIEENTALKVVSEIGTDMGRWPTVKHFCSWLGLSPGNKISGGKVLSSKTKRIPNRAASALRMAALTLVNSKSALGAYYRRMRSKLGAPKAITATAHKLARLIYSMLKNGSEYVDRGQEYYEEQYRDRVVKNMKKRAEDMGYKLVKLETASPS, encoded by the coding sequence ATGAAGCACAACCCAAATTCGGTTAAAGTTCAAAAGCGGATATCTGGCCATCTCAAAACCGTCAATCTCTATGCTGCAGGCATTGATATTGGCTCTGAGTTCCACTTCGTTGCTGTCCCTGAAGAGCTGGATGACCAGCCGGTTCGGTCTTTTGCCTGCTTTACCGCTGATCTTGAAATGATGGCCCAATGGCTCGTGAAAACCGGAATTACAACTGTGGTCATGGAGTCTACCGGAATCTACTGGATTCCCGCTTTTGAAATGCTTGAAGAACACGGCCTGGACGTCAAACTGGTGAATGCACGGCATGTCAAAAACGTCCCTGGTCGTAAAACAGATGTTCAGGACTGCCAGTGGTTACAGCAATTGCATACTCATGGTCTGCTTGAGGGGGCTTTTCGCCCAGAAGATCAAATGTGCGCCTTGCGAGCCTACATGCGACAGCGTGAAACCCTGATCCGCTATCGGGCGTCACACATCCAGCACATGCAGAAAGCTTTACGACAAATGAACCTGCTGTTGGACAATGTGGTTACGGATATCACGGGTAAAACGGGTATGGGCATCATTCGCTCCATTCTTGCGGGAGAGCATGACCCAGAGGTACTGGCCAAACATCGGGACTCTCATTGTAAAAAATCAGAGAAAGTCATTGCCAAGTCACTGCATGGGCATTACCGGGCAGAGCATCTCTTTGCCTTAAAGCAATCTGTTGCGCTTTATGATTTTTATGAAAAGCAAATCGAAGATTGTGACAAGGCGTTGGAAGGCCAGTTGAACCAGTTTGATGATAAGTCCGAGAGTTCCTTTCTGCCTGCTGCAAAGCGAAAATCAGCCAGCGCCCCTGGTTTTGACGTGAGATCCCATCTTTACCGGGCGACAGGGGTAGATCTGACAGCGATTGAGGGAATAGAGGAAAATACCGCCCTGAAGGTTGTTTCTGAAATTGGTACAGACATGGGTCGTTGGCCGACGGTTAAGCACTTTTGTTCCTGGCTGGGGCTGAGTCCTGGAAACAAGATATCAGGCGGAAAAGTGTTGAGCAGCAAAACCAAAAGAATCCCCAATCGGGCTGCTTCAGCCCTGCGTATGGCTGCTCTGACACTAGTGAACTCGAAAAGTGCGCTGGGAGCCTATTATCGCAGGATGAGAAGCAAGCTGGGGGCTCCAAAAGCGATTACGGCGACAGCGCATAAACTTGCCCGGCTGATTTACAGCATGCTGAAAAACGGCTCGGAGTACGTTGACCGAGGTCAGGAGTACTACGAAGAGCAATACCGTGATCGAGTTGTAAAAAACATGAAAAAGCGTGCTGAAGATATGGGCTATAAACTGGTCAAACTTGAAACAGCCTCACCATCTTGA